In Spirosoma sp. KUDC1026, the sequence CAGCAGAGGTTCCATGTCCGTATCCAGGCGTTTGAGCCGACGGCGTAGCTTCCAGAGTTTAATATCAGCCTGGAGCCAGCGGAACCAGAACGCCGACAGTACGGGCAGCGCAATACCCAGACAGACAGCCCCCGCCAGCGCAAACAAAATGCCGCTTAGGACGAACGACAGCAGCGCCCAGGGACTGTTGACCAGCGCCAGATTTAGCTCGCTCGATTCGCTCAACTGTTTTTCGATCTTGCTGAGCGTAACAGCATCGAGCGCCTGCGTCGTGGCCGTTGGGTCGGTGTTCAGCTGTAGCTGGCGTACCGATTTGTTGATGGCGGCCTTCAACTGATCCGTGCGGTAGGCTTCGTACCGGAACCAGCCCAGCACGGCCAGCGTGAGAACCGAGAAAACAGCCAGTGTAATCTTGAAGCGTTCGTACTTGCTGCGATTAGCGACCGGGTCTTCCTGGTACGGCTGCTCGATCAGCCGGTCGTAGGCGGGTTTTAACAGAATAGAGACCATCGCCAGACCAACCGCGAAGGCCCAGGCTTCGTTGGTATTGCGGATATTCAGGGCGTAGGCGACAATCTCGTGGGAGATAATAAGATCCCCCGCCAGAAACGAAATTCCCGCGATCAGAAAGAGAATTCCCGCCAGCAATGAATAATCCGGCGATGCCTTCGCCCGGCGTTCGCGGAGCTGGTCGCGGTCGGCAATGAGCGTCTGCCGGTCTGCCTCGCGGCTCTCGACCTGTTTCGCCAGACGTTCGACCTGCAGGGCGTGATTCTGCAACTCGGCGTAGGTAGCCCGCCGGGCGTTGGTCGCGTCGGTCAACTGCCGCTCGGTGTCGGTCAGTTCCGTTTGTTTTTGTTCGATACGTTCGGCCAGCCAGTCGGAATTAACCCGACTCGACAGATAGCCTTCGTAGTTTTCCCGACTGACGCCCTCCACGCCACTGGTGTAGCCATGACGAAAATCGGGATTAGTATTCATTTCCATACGTGTCGATTCATTACGTTTCCGCCAGTAAGTCTGCTCACACTCGAGTCGACCGGGTGTCGTTGGCGGAAGCGGTTCAATGCGAACAAGTTATCCCTGCCGGGAGGACAAAATCCGGTCGGCAAGCCTGATCGCTGCGTTGAAAACGGTGGTAAATACGTGAATAGTGCCCCAATGATCCAAATATCGGCCAAACTGAAGCCTGTCTCATTGCCGGATCGTGGGGAGAATGAGGAACCGAAACAATAGCCAGCAGCCTGCCATCAGTCCCGCAAAAATGGCCGTAAGTCCCGGAAAATACCACATGATGGCTACCAGACACACTAGCGATAAGGCCAGCGCTACGAACGGAACGACCGGATACCAGGGGGTCTGAAACGGGCGTTCCAGCCTGGGTTCGCGCCGACGCAACGCGAACAGGCTAACCATACTGACAATGTACATCAGCACAGCGCCCAGCGCCGACAGCGTAATAATTTCGCCCGTCGTTCCCGAATAAAGCGCGGCCAGCCCAATTAGTCCGCCGATGATCAGCGACCAGTGCGGTGTTCTGAAGCGCTTGTTCACGTCGGCCATAAACGACGGCAAATAGCCCGCCCGGGCCAGGGCGAATAACTGCCGGGAATACCCCAGGGTATTGGCGTGAAACGAAGCGATCAGCCCAAAGAGGCCAAGCCCCGCAAAAACTTTGGCCCACGAATTCTGGCGCCCCAGCGCCATAGCCAACGTTTCGGGGAGGGGATAATCAATCTGACTCAACTGCCGCCAGTCGCCTACGCCCGCGCAGAGGAGCATGGTGCCGATGGCCAGCACGACCAGCGTACCGATACTGAGCAGATACCCACGGGGAATGGTTTCATGCGGATCTTTGACTTCCTCGGCGACCATCGCTACCCCTTCGATGGCCAGGTAGAACCAGATGGCAAACGGAATGGCTGCGAAGATGCCGCCAACGCCAAACCCTTCATTATGAGCCAGAACGTTTTCGGTTTTGTAGGATGGAGCAACCAGCGCCATAAAAACCAGCAGTTCAACGACCGATAGAATGGTGATGATCACCGAAAAGTTAGCGGACTCCTTAACGCCCAGGATATTGATGCCGATAAACACGAAGTAAGCCCCCACGGCCACGCCCAATACTGGTAATTCAGGGTGCAGAAAATGGGCGTAGGCTCCCAGGGCCGCGGCAATGGCCGGGGGAGCCATCAGGAAATCGACCAGCGTAGCGAAACCAGCGATGAACCCACCCGTCGGGCCAAACGCCCGGGATGCGTAGGCAAATGGCCCACCCGCGTCGGGAATGGCCGTTGTCAGTTCGGTATAGCTGAAAATGAACGCAATGTAAAGGATTGTAACCAGCAACGTCGCGATCAGAAAACCAATTGTTCCGGCCGTGGCCCAGCCATAATTCCAGCCGAAATACTCGCCCGAAATCACCATACCAACCGCAATGGCCCAGAGCTGCGTAGTGGTGATGACTTTCCGCAAAGACGGGCTGGACGAAGCGTTGGACGCAGGCAGTGGGGCGGAGCTTTTCGGCGGGTTGTTCATCAGGTTGCGAAGAAGACTAGTGGCGTAAAGAGCAATCAATAGCTACGTGTGGACATCGACTGTTGCTGCAAAATAGCGAACAGGCGTTTACAATGCTATTACGTCCTTTGTCCTGCTGACAAACATCAGCGCCCAGTAGGAGTATCCTATGGGTGCCAACGAAGAATAAACTCTACGTATCAGACAGCGCACACTCAATCCGCTGTTTTTAGAAAATTCCACCAGATCGGGATGATTAGCGGCCAGATTATGCCGGTCGGTGTCCAGATCATAGAGGTCCCATGGGCACTAGGGACGCCGACGGCTTTCCTCTTGCCTGCCGAGATCACCCGTCCACCGGATAGGCTTTATCCAATAGTCGGATGGCTATTGTTCCGATACTACAGAAAGGGGAGTGACCCGTTAGGCTACTACTTGGCGCTGGTTTATTAACAGCTTCAAGAATCACAAATCGGTTAAGAGCACCCGTCGGAGCCTGACTTTCATGAAGGCAAGACTGCCGATTAATTATATCGTTGCAGGAAAACGCGCTGGAGAGCCTGCCACAGCCGTTTTTTTAACGCCTGATCGGCTTCGATAGTCGGCAGTGAATCGGCCATCAGGAAGGTAATACCCTCGAACCGAACCGGCGAGTACCGGTCCATCATGATGTCGAGGTTGATGCGTTCAAACGGTACCCCGAACGTAATGAAATGGTTGATGTATTTGCCCTTCAGCAGTTCGTCGAAGTTGACGTCCCGAACGCCATGCAGATTCAGCAGATCGACGCCGTCGATGTTCAGGTTCACGGCTTTCAGAATTTTCTCCAGAAAGAGCAGGTTGCTGGGGTCCAGTTCTTCGTCGGCCAAGACAAGCACTTTGTGGTTCAGCTTCGGCAGGCGCGACTGTTGTTGAATGGGGGGGAGGATAGATGGTGTCGTTGGCCGCGGGGCGGGTTCTGGTAAGGGTTCGGGCGTATATACAACAACCGGCTCGGGTGCTTCGTCAGCGGGTTCGACTGCAACAGCTTCGACAGCGGCTACTGTGTCGGCCACGATAGCAGTGCCTGCCGTTATCGCGTCCAGTTCATCAAGAAAGCCAGTTGTTACAGCAACGGGTTCGGAAACAGTAGCATCAACCGGCTCGTCCACTAACGTGTCGGTTGGCGACTGCACCACCGGAGTCCAGGCATCATCGGCCAGCCGAAATAACGTATCGGTCTGGTAGAGTGTCTGATAAAAATTTCGGGCGGACATAGGTTTTGTTTACGCTACTAAAGTTGTAAAATCCGGACCGCTTATGCAAGCCTGTCAAGGTTGGTAGTCTACTAGCCGGGCTATAAAAGCAAAGGAGCACCCGGCTACGAATGCTCCTTTGTCTGTATCGTAATGAGGGATATTAAGCCGTTACCGCCTGCCGGTGAATGATGGCTTCCCGGTCGGGGCTGGTCGAAATAAAACTGATGGGTAGTCCCAGCGCTTCTTCCAGGAACTGTACGTAATCGGCCAGTTCCGCAGGCATTTCGTCGAATGTCCGGATATTGGCCAGGTCCGAACGCCAGCCTTTGAACGTCTTGTAAACAGGCGTCACTGCTGTGTCGCAGAGGTCATACGGCATTTGCTCCGTGACCGTACCGTCGGGCAGTTGATAGTGGGTGCAGACCTCAATTTCGTCGAAGATATTCAGCACGTCCACTTTCATCATGATCAGCTGCGTTACGCCGTTGATCATGATGGTGTATTTCAGGGCGGGCAGGTCGAGCCAGCCGCACCGGCGCGAACGTCCTGTCGTCGCGCCAAACTCTCGGCCTTCCTGCCGGATTTTTTCGCCTACTTCGTTATCCAGCTCAGTCGGGAACGGACCGCTGCCCACGCGGGTACAGTACGCTTTGAATATTCCGAATACTTCGCCAATCTGACCCGGCGCTACGCCCAGACCGGTACAGGCTCCCGCCGACATCGTGCTCGACGACGTAACGAATGGGTACGACCCAAAGTCGAGATCCAGTAACGAGCCCTGCGCTCCTTCAGCTAAAACTTTACGCCCATCCGTCAGAGCATTGTTTACGGCATATTCGCTATCGGTCAGCGAGAACTGCTTCATGAACTCAACGGCTGCGAAGAAATCTTCCTCGGCCTGGGGCAATACCGATGCGTAATCGAAGTTGTTCTGATCCAGAATAACCTTGTGCAGCGCGACCAGTTTGTTGTATTTATCGGCAAAGTTCGGCGACAGAATATCACCTACCCGCATACCCTGGCGGGCTACTTTATCCTGATACGTTGGGCCGATACCCCGTAGGGTGGAACCGATCTTCGATTCGCCTTTGGCTTGTTCGTAGGCCGCGTCCAGCAGACGGTGCGTCGGCAGAATAATCGAGGCTTTCTTGGAGATCTGTAGATTCTGGGTCAGTGGCAGGTTGAACTTGGCCAATCCATCAATTTCCTTTTTGAAAACGACTGGGTCGAGCACCACACCATTGCCGATGATGTTGAGAATGTCATTTCTGAAAATTCCGGACGGAATCTGGTGAAGGACGTGTTTGAACCCGTCAAACTCGAGCGTATGCCCGGCGTTCGGTCCGCCCTGAAAGCGGGCTACGACCTGATATTGTGGGGCCAGTACGTCCACAATTTTGCCTTTTCCTTCGTCGCCCCACTGGAGGCCCAATAAAACATCTACCATTGTTAACTAGAATAAAAGAAGAACACACTCGATCGGGTGTTTCCTGATCGTAGCCGTATGCTCCTGTCAAGTCAATTTAGTCCTCTACCGGTACCTGAACGCCCTGTTCGGCTTTCTCCGTTACCTGGCGGTTTTCGCAGTTCTCGCGGTTGCAGGAACCATAAAATATCAGCGAGTGGTGCATGACGTTGAACTTCAGCATGTCGCCCACCATGTTCTGAATGTTCTGTACCCGTGGGTCGCAGAATTCCATCACTTTATGACAGTCGGTGCAGATCAGGTGGTCGTGCTGGCGGTACCCGTACGACTTCTCGTACTGGGCCAAATTCCGGCCAAACTGATGTTTGGTAACCAGGTCGCAGTCAACCAGTACGTCGAGCGTATTGTACACCGTAGCCCGGCTGACCCGGTATTTTTTGTTCTTCATCGAGATATACAGCTCGTCCACATCAAAGTGGTCCTGGCGGTTGTAGATCTCTTCCAGTATGGCAAAGCGCTCGGGCG encodes:
- the eat gene encoding ethanolamine permease, producing MVISGEYFGWNYGWATAGTIGFLIATLLVTILYIAFIFSYTELTTAIPDAGGPFAYASRAFGPTGGFIAGFATLVDFLMAPPAIAAALGAYAHFLHPELPVLGVAVGAYFVFIGINILGVKESANFSVIITILSVVELLVFMALVAPSYKTENVLAHNEGFGVGGIFAAIPFAIWFYLAIEGVAMVAEEVKDPHETIPRGYLLSIGTLVVLAIGTMLLCAGVGDWRQLSQIDYPLPETLAMALGRQNSWAKVFAGLGLFGLIASFHANTLGYSRQLFALARAGYLPSFMADVNKRFRTPHWSLIIGGLIGLAALYSGTTGEIITLSALGAVLMYIVSMVSLFALRRREPRLERPFQTPWYPVVPFVALALSLVCLVAIMWYFPGLTAIFAGLMAGCWLLFRFLILPTIRQ
- a CDS encoding adenylosuccinate synthase, with the translated sequence MVDVLLGLQWGDEGKGKIVDVLAPQYQVVARFQGGPNAGHTLEFDGFKHVLHQIPSGIFRNDILNIIGNGVVLDPVVFKKEIDGLAKFNLPLTQNLQISKKASIILPTHRLLDAAYEQAKGESKIGSTLRGIGPTYQDKVARQGMRVGDILSPNFADKYNKLVALHKVILDQNNFDYASVLPQAEEDFFAAVEFMKQFSLTDSEYAVNNALTDGRKVLAEGAQGSLLDLDFGSYPFVTSSSTMSAGACTGLGVAPGQIGEVFGIFKAYCTRVGSGPFPTELDNEVGEKIRQEGREFGATTGRSRRCGWLDLPALKYTIMINGVTQLIMMKVDVLNIFDEIEVCTHYQLPDGTVTEQMPYDLCDTAVTPVYKTFKGWRSDLANIRTFDEMPAELADYVQFLEEALGLPISFISTSPDREAIIHRQAVTA
- a CDS encoding Fur family transcriptional regulator — its product is MPAPTQSNLDSARMIFTAYLERKGLRKTPERFAILEEIYNRQDHFDVDELYISMKNKKYRVSRATVYNTLDVLVDCDLVTKHQFGRNLAQYEKSYGYRQHDHLICTDCHKVMEFCDPRVQNIQNMVGDMLKFNVMHHSLIFYGSCNRENCENRQVTEKAEQGVQVPVED